One window from the genome of Sulfodiicoccus acidiphilus encodes:
- a CDS encoding nucleotidyltransferase domain-containing protein: MLFSSNARGDYTDLSDYDVLIVGGEIPRDPRKVPDDLYMSVVKMYPGEVDPVFMDMEVFMKKLKEGVTFILRILEEGKVRYRDEEFSSQVVRAYSEARPTYVRKGKDRIIVVTKGKQVRDIP, encoded by the coding sequence CTCTTCAGTTCTAACGCTCGTGGAGATTACACCGACCTCAGCGACTACGACGTGTTAATAGTGGGAGGCGAGATACCCAGAGACCCGAGGAAGGTCCCAGACGATCTTTACATGAGTGTCGTGAAGATGTATCCAGGAGAGGTCGATCCGGTCTTCATGGACATGGAGGTTTTCATGAAAAAGCTCAAGGAAGGAGTTACCTTCATCTTGCGGATATTAGAGGAAGGCAAGGTTCGATATAGGGACGAGGAGTTTTCAAGCCAGGTCGTGAGAGCATATTCTGAGGCGAGGCCTACATACGTGAGGAAAGGCAAGGATCGGATAATAGTAGTAACGAAAGGGAAGCAAGTGAGGGATATTCCTTAA
- a CDS encoding FAD-binding oxidoreductase, which produces MKLNELRSKVRGTVVSPQESEYEVERRLYNSMIDKRPSLIVKCLGLQDVQHALEYAETLGLKVSVRGGGHGVSGSALVEGGLVIDLSRMNGVWVDPKEKTAIVQGGVVWGEFDREAQVFGLANPGGKVSTTGVAGFTLGSGIGWLSNKYGLACDNLLGAQVVTVDGRVLNVDEDNERELFWAIRGGGHSMAVVTSFKFRLHRVGPMVCGGLLIYPERYFQ; this is translated from the coding sequence ATGAAGCTCAATGAGCTCAGGTCAAAGGTCAGGGGCACCGTCGTTTCACCGCAGGAATCTGAGTATGAAGTGGAGAGAAGGCTCTATAACAGCATGATAGACAAGAGGCCCTCCTTAATAGTTAAGTGTTTAGGCCTGCAGGACGTTCAGCACGCCCTGGAATACGCTGAGACGCTTGGCCTAAAGGTAAGCGTGAGAGGAGGGGGACACGGAGTCTCAGGGTCGGCCTTGGTGGAGGGTGGGCTTGTGATAGATCTGAGTCGAATGAATGGAGTTTGGGTCGACCCTAAGGAGAAGACGGCAATAGTTCAGGGAGGTGTAGTCTGGGGAGAGTTCGACAGGGAGGCCCAAGTATTCGGGCTCGCCAACCCAGGAGGAAAGGTATCCACCACCGGGGTGGCCGGCTTCACTTTGGGCAGTGGGATAGGTTGGCTGAGCAACAAGTATGGCCTAGCGTGTGACAACTTGTTGGGTGCTCAGGTGGTCACGGTCGACGGCAGGGTACTGAACGTAGATGAGGACAACGAGAGGGAGCTTTTCTGGGCCATCAGAGGAGGAGGACACTCCATGGCTGTAGTAACCTCCTTCAAGTTCAGGCTCCATAGGGTTGGGCCCATGGTGTGCGGCGGGCTCCTCATTTACCCTGAGCGTTACTTCCAATGA
- a CDS encoding BBE domain-containing protein: protein MGRYVNYDGDNSRESAVRSYSVPKYRRLIEVKKVYDPHDLFATRL, encoded by the coding sequence GTGGGACGTTACGTCAACTACGATGGTGACAATTCGAGGGAGTCGGCTGTGAGGTCCTACAGCGTGCCCAAGTACAGGAGGCTCATAGAGGTCAAGAAGGTCTACGATCCCCACGATCTCTTCGCTACCAGGCTCTGA
- a CDS encoding plastocyanin/azurin family copper-binding protein, with the protein MVGGFLLYFSVLPHPLATPDSPHSPGLISKYNSSGDPGSGQDWTVYVGGGTQDMSVMTMGFFPEIITIDAGDSITFINNSSEVHTVTFLSGNPPINPFSPLADVKIGGNVYNGTTVVSSGMLLPGQSYTLTFTNPGVYIYQCIYHAGMVGIVVVNPAGTPYPMTQAQYNQVAYQEVTQSLSNGESIFQQVNIPATPGPNGTTVWHVNAGLTTPAVASVQLTPASGSDVTGTAQLAIVSPGEMSVEVDLSGLTPGKTYQVQIFTGASEAGGRLTYTLNPVVGGSNGTGTSITTVKVEPLDPYIPGSYGIPAASWYVNVSSGDTAVSLGDVIAPAASAMRFLPSTLTIHVGDTVTWTVNAPDEVHTVTFVPQGMEIPEFGTPVSLIPAGGPVFNGSGYYNSGPLLPGQSYSLTFTVPGVYTYVCLLHDNMGMYGTIVVLPNGPVNSQQLAQLSTMLNQLSGLSGRVYNNSAQISQVDARLSSVYGTLSQMNATMNGLQNSTASQGTLMQVVNARVSGLQSTLIVLVILVIISLLLNVVLITRRR; encoded by the coding sequence TTGGTAGGTGGTTTCCTCCTCTACTTTAGCGTCTTACCCCACCCTCTAGCTACACCAGACTCCCCTCACTCTCCCGGTTTGATAAGCAAGTACAACAGCTCTGGTGACCCAGGATCAGGTCAGGACTGGACAGTCTACGTGGGAGGGGGGACTCAGGACATGTCGGTGATGACAATGGGGTTCTTCCCTGAGATAATAACCATAGACGCTGGTGACAGCATAACGTTCATAAACAACTCCTCGGAGGTGCACACCGTCACCTTCCTGAGCGGAAATCCACCGATCAACCCATTCTCCCCATTAGCTGACGTAAAGATCGGGGGGAACGTTTACAATGGGACAACCGTGGTCTCGTCGGGTATGCTACTCCCAGGGCAGAGCTACACCCTGACCTTCACGAACCCAGGGGTGTATATCTACCAGTGCATCTATCACGCGGGAATGGTGGGGATTGTGGTGGTTAATCCTGCCGGAACACCATATCCGATGACCCAGGCCCAATACAACCAAGTGGCCTATCAGGAGGTGACGCAGTCTCTGAGCAACGGGGAGTCCATATTTCAACAGGTTAACATCCCCGCCACCCCAGGCCCCAACGGAACCACAGTTTGGCACGTGAACGCCGGGCTCACTACACCTGCGGTAGCGTCAGTGCAGTTGACTCCGGCCTCAGGAAGTGATGTCACAGGTACTGCTCAGCTCGCCATTGTTTCCCCTGGGGAGATGTCAGTGGAGGTGGACCTCTCAGGACTGACCCCAGGGAAGACCTACCAGGTTCAGATATTCACCGGTGCGTCTGAGGCCGGAGGTAGACTAACCTACACCTTAAACCCGGTAGTTGGGGGCTCCAACGGTACTGGCACTTCAATCACCACAGTCAAGGTTGAGCCTCTAGACCCTTACATCCCAGGGAGTTACGGCATTCCTGCTGCGAGTTGGTACGTTAACGTCAGCTCAGGTGACACGGCAGTCTCGTTAGGAGACGTCATAGCTCCAGCCGCAAGTGCCATGAGGTTCCTCCCGTCCACCCTCACGATACATGTGGGGGACACCGTCACCTGGACCGTCAACGCCCCTGACGAAGTGCACACTGTGACCTTCGTGCCCCAGGGTATGGAAATACCGGAGTTCGGGACCCCCGTAAGCCTCATACCAGCTGGAGGTCCCGTGTTCAACGGCTCTGGCTACTACAACTCTGGGCCCCTCCTGCCAGGCCAATCCTATAGCCTAACCTTCACTGTGCCTGGAGTCTACACCTACGTGTGCCTACTTCACGACAACATGGGCATGTACGGTACAATAGTGGTCCTGCCTAACGGTCCCGTGAACTCCCAACAACTCGCACAGCTTTCCACCATGTTAAATCAACTTTCCGGCCTCTCAGGCCGGGTTTACAACAACTCAGCGCAGATCTCTCAGGTAGACGCCAGACTCAGCTCAGTATACGGGACGCTCTCCCAGATGAACGCTACCATGAACGGGTTACAGAATTCCACCGCGTCCCAAGGGACCCTCATGCAAGTTGTGAATGCGAGGGTATCAGGCCTTCAATCGACCCTCATTGTATTGGTGATCTTGGTGATCATTTCCCTACTCCTAAACGTGGTCCTAATAACGAGGAGGAGATAG
- a CDS encoding ArsR family transcriptional regulator produces the protein MGGLTGAKARESEILQVIADEINLTILSILRGEPTFVRRLAQQMGMKESHVSERLRRMEETGLVRGKWVRLAGKNVKVYYPKIDTLEINLTQMGFVVRGREVREEVIIPKGLTEDPVPKVSHFVGRRAELELLRSLSGPVLVWGIPGIGKTTLVAKFIRESGLENRTFWYTCREVDSFQYFVGKFSGFLLRRGHRTLPEYVMAGVNDISTLLDLAVDETMQNEVVAVLDNFDLCRDHVVKLFSNRLMERNGSVFLTSRRPMGGPSNLRELHLQGITENEVREFLNSECRKPIEEVGPYAQKLKGHPLGLRMLCLSGDVRESTSDVRNLEEGKHAGSSSGWSFSRWLATELRRTVTEDQMRILEQLSVFDSPVDHDSLRRLIRVKGFMSSLKELEDMLLVANSGGTYSLPDSLRETVYEYSSHKEELHRKAALYYMKGADPLSRLEAMRHLVKAGEEEEALALVRDVNRIATAGLLENVYELFRGVSEEEVSPEGRVRLKYFKALYSYFTGKVKESIEKFEEVEGLVRLTKDWNTHGQLLFFLCSAYIVINDYDRAEQVCGRGMRTYEGRSGPWFRKLATLMAEIHEEKGKLDEALTLLHRALEEVDDTDIEGRSPLLHQMAMVYYRKGEFDKSKALAEVALDEFRKLHNLFATGHCEWGIGSILVEQGKPTKAMEYYDMAVEDLSKSIRLGHLAVCLAERGVLNLRLGNVARAREDIERVRSLMGRVQGPLMRGIIMRGLGIYTAEVEGNVKKGISMLNESLKLIDGLVADEKGLTLWALGLLEAKEGMKEQALSHLREAQRTLREAGWTGKASEVEKAISALLQEGTVLYPDTARSYL, from the coding sequence GTGGGGGGGTTAACTGGGGCGAAAGCTAGGGAAAGCGAGATACTCCAAGTCATAGCAGATGAGATTAACCTTACGATTCTCTCTATTTTGAGGGGAGAGCCAACCTTCGTTAGAAGACTGGCTCAACAGATGGGTATGAAGGAGTCTCACGTGTCGGAGAGACTGAGGAGAATGGAAGAGACAGGTCTAGTCAGAGGTAAGTGGGTGAGACTAGCCGGGAAGAACGTGAAGGTGTATTACCCGAAGATTGACACGCTCGAGATAAATTTGACGCAGATGGGTTTCGTCGTACGGGGGAGGGAAGTTAGAGAGGAAGTAATAATACCTAAGGGACTTACTGAGGATCCCGTCCCAAAGGTCTCACACTTCGTGGGAAGGAGGGCAGAACTTGAACTCCTCCGCTCGTTGAGTGGGCCAGTATTGGTATGGGGCATACCTGGCATAGGTAAGACGACTCTTGTGGCCAAGTTCATCAGGGAAAGCGGCCTCGAGAACAGGACCTTCTGGTACACGTGCAGGGAAGTTGACAGCTTCCAGTACTTCGTGGGGAAGTTCTCTGGGTTCCTTCTACGTAGAGGCCACAGGACACTACCCGAGTACGTCATGGCTGGTGTAAACGACATTTCCACTCTCCTGGACTTGGCTGTGGACGAGACCATGCAGAACGAGGTAGTCGCGGTGTTGGATAATTTCGATCTATGTCGTGACCATGTTGTGAAGCTGTTCTCCAACCGTCTTATGGAGAGAAACGGGAGTGTGTTCCTGACCTCAAGGAGGCCCATGGGAGGGCCCTCCAACTTGCGGGAGCTCCACTTACAAGGAATAACGGAGAACGAGGTGAGGGAGTTCCTGAACTCGGAGTGTCGTAAACCTATTGAGGAAGTGGGACCTTATGCACAGAAACTTAAGGGACATCCCCTTGGCCTTAGAATGCTGTGTCTCTCGGGAGATGTAAGGGAGTCCACCTCCGATGTTCGCAACTTGGAAGAGGGGAAACATGCCGGGTCCTCCAGTGGATGGTCCTTCAGTAGGTGGCTAGCCACAGAGCTAAGGAGGACGGTCACTGAAGACCAGATGCGGATACTGGAACAGCTCTCTGTCTTCGACTCTCCCGTGGATCACGACTCCCTCAGGAGGCTGATTCGGGTTAAGGGGTTTATGAGTTCCTTGAAGGAGCTGGAGGACATGCTACTGGTCGCAAACTCAGGGGGGACTTACTCCCTCCCCGACTCATTGAGGGAGACGGTTTACGAGTACTCTTCTCACAAGGAGGAGCTTCACAGAAAGGCCGCGCTCTATTACATGAAGGGGGCCGATCCCCTCTCTAGACTCGAGGCGATGCGCCACCTAGTGAAGGCCGGGGAGGAGGAGGAGGCCCTAGCCCTAGTGAGGGACGTGAACAGGATAGCCACCGCGGGACTCCTGGAGAACGTCTACGAGCTCTTCAGGGGAGTCTCAGAGGAGGAAGTGTCCCCGGAGGGGAGGGTGAGGTTGAAGTACTTCAAGGCCCTCTATTCCTACTTCACAGGTAAAGTGAAAGAGTCTATCGAAAAGTTCGAGGAAGTAGAGGGATTAGTGAGGCTAACCAAGGACTGGAACACTCACGGTCAACTACTGTTCTTCCTCTGCTCAGCTTACATAGTTATAAACGACTACGATAGGGCGGAGCAGGTCTGCGGAAGGGGAATGAGGACTTACGAGGGCAGAAGCGGCCCTTGGTTCAGGAAGCTAGCCACACTAATGGCTGAAATCCACGAGGAGAAGGGTAAGTTGGACGAGGCCTTGACACTCCTTCACAGGGCCCTAGAGGAAGTGGACGATACAGACATTGAGGGCAGGAGCCCCTTGCTTCACCAGATGGCAATGGTTTACTACAGGAAGGGAGAATTCGATAAGTCCAAGGCCTTAGCTGAGGTGGCGTTGGATGAATTCAGGAAGCTTCACAACCTTTTCGCAACAGGGCATTGCGAATGGGGTATAGGGAGCATCTTGGTAGAACAAGGAAAGCCGACGAAGGCCATGGAATACTACGACATGGCGGTGGAAGACCTCTCTAAGTCCATCAGGCTGGGACACTTGGCGGTCTGTCTCGCAGAGAGAGGTGTCCTGAACTTGAGGCTGGGGAACGTCGCTAGAGCGAGGGAGGACATTGAGAGAGTGAGGTCCCTCATGGGTAGAGTTCAGGGACCACTAATGCGAGGAATAATCATGAGGGGTCTGGGAATATACACAGCTGAGGTGGAGGGGAACGTGAAAAAAGGGATCTCAATGTTAAATGAGAGCCTAAAACTAATAGACGGGCTCGTAGCTGACGAGAAGGGACTGACCTTGTGGGCCTTGGGACTTCTGGAAGCTAAAGAGGGAATGAAGGAACAGGCCCTGAGTCACCTGCGAGAGGCCCAGAGGACACTCAGGGAGGCCGGATGGACTGGCAAAGCATCTGAGGTAGAGAAGGCAATAAGTGCGCTACTTCAGGAAGGGACAGTGTTGTATCCAGATACAGCCAGGAGTTACCTTTGA
- a CDS encoding DNA adenine methylase, with protein sequence MLRPLLKWAGGKRWLVSFLIGTLPVKWAHYYEPFAGAAALLVEMWNRRLLGGATISDTNEELVNLYVVVRDCPQELVSALKQLPFGNDPKSYYAARDRFNEIRGGPAKVERAALLIYLNRHCYNGLWRVNAKGEFNVPFGRYNRPSMPSEEDVFGFHALLRNVRILNVDFEEAVKDVSKGDLVYLDPPYQPASETASFTDYTPEGFTKQDQVRLAKVFRELDERGAYLILSNSDTELVRSLYEGYYVETVEANRAINSKTERRRGAREIIVTNYEVEKRRRAKLNSGWGIL encoded by the coding sequence ATGCTGAGACCTCTGCTGAAGTGGGCGGGAGGTAAGAGGTGGTTAGTCAGTTTCCTGATAGGCACGTTACCCGTCAAGTGGGCTCACTATTACGAGCCATTCGCCGGAGCAGCGGCTCTCCTGGTAGAGATGTGGAACAGGAGACTGTTGGGAGGGGCTACAATATCGGACACGAACGAGGAGCTAGTCAACCTCTACGTAGTGGTGAGGGACTGTCCCCAGGAGTTGGTGAGCGCCTTGAAGCAACTCCCCTTCGGTAACGACCCAAAGTCCTACTACGCAGCTAGGGATAGGTTCAACGAAATTAGGGGAGGTCCAGCGAAAGTGGAGAGGGCTGCCCTCCTCATCTACCTCAATAGACACTGTTACAACGGCCTCTGGAGGGTCAACGCTAAAGGCGAGTTCAACGTACCCTTCGGGAGGTATAATAGGCCCTCAATGCCGTCTGAAGAAGACGTGTTTGGATTTCATGCCCTCCTCAGGAATGTAAGGATCCTCAATGTGGACTTCGAGGAGGCGGTGAAGGACGTCTCTAAGGGTGACCTAGTGTATCTGGACCCGCCCTACCAACCCGCGTCTGAGACGGCTTCCTTCACAGATTACACCCCTGAGGGGTTCACGAAACAGGACCAGGTAAGGTTGGCTAAGGTATTCAGAGAGCTTGACGAAAGGGGAGCGTATCTAATCTTGAGCAACTCGGACACGGAGCTAGTGAGGTCCCTTTATGAAGGATATTACGTCGAGACAGTCGAGGCAAACAGGGCCATAAACAGTAAGACGGAAAGAAGGAGGGGAGCTAGGGAGATAATAGTCACCAACTACGAGGTGGAGAAGAGACGACGGGCAAAGCTGAATTCAGGATGGGGAATACTATAG
- a CDS encoding xanthine dehydrogenase family protein molybdopterin-binding subunit encodes MRLEELLPLVRGEGRYVDDLPFKGKYAAFVRSPYPHARVRSVDPSEAISKGALVLTGERLRAGQVSAGEREGSSVTEVLATSKVRYVGDPVAIVLADDPYTSKDLADMVTVDYEPLRPVNDLDDALRNDSLVFEELGTNVVGGNAMEMGFRPQDRELELELYWSRSAGNPIETYAAFVVPEKGSFRIYSNAQAPSVLGREVAKALGVNVVAEPVRTGGSFGAKFSIQKYLMALVAASKEFKVPVKWVETRTEHFTSSNSSGPERRFRIRVFFKRTGQVTGVEMKVDEDVGAAKSGGQAFKPVGILTGPYEIPYFKYEVRLVSTNKNPPGAFRGAGTPPHTWALERLMDAVADELGLERTEVRERNFVRTFPYETPFFRYDSGDPSKLLELAKAEAAKLKTSGYVVGIACSTDPSTPSGSESVRLKVRGGKVVAQVGYSPEGQGNEHSIRLLVSKFLEISPEDVEVELTTDVPSFGPGGSRMAVFTAGATKGAAEELLSKAKVRLGGEVKYSSGTFYTPSGEVKLTELDGIESQYAFNLENPKRFNAYPFCCNVAAVEVREGEVRPFKQVVFIDPGAVIDEELVRDQVTGGTATGIGLAFREGLLFREGSPINANLHDYGMPRAIDLPKIEVRIVPTPSPYTPTGAKGIGEIPVGVAAAAFTSAVEQALGVKVRRVPITTVHS; translated from the coding sequence ATGCGCTTAGAGGAACTTTTGCCTCTGGTCAGAGGAGAGGGCAGGTACGTAGACGACTTACCATTCAAGGGAAAGTATGCTGCGTTCGTCAGAAGTCCCTATCCTCACGCCAGAGTCAGGTCGGTGGATCCGTCAGAGGCGATCTCCAAGGGAGCTTTGGTTCTTACTGGAGAACGTCTAAGGGCAGGACAGGTTTCGGCTGGAGAAAGGGAGGGAAGCTCGGTCACGGAGGTCCTAGCGACCTCGAAGGTCAGATACGTTGGAGACCCGGTAGCGATCGTATTGGCGGACGATCCCTACACATCCAAGGACCTGGCGGACATGGTGACAGTGGATTACGAGCCTCTCAGGCCTGTCAACGACTTAGACGACGCCTTGAGGAACGATAGCCTAGTGTTCGAGGAGCTAGGAACTAACGTTGTGGGAGGTAACGCGATGGAGATGGGGTTCAGGCCCCAGGACCGCGAACTGGAGCTGGAACTGTACTGGAGCAGGAGCGCTGGGAACCCGATAGAGACCTACGCTGCGTTCGTGGTACCAGAGAAAGGGTCGTTCAGGATCTACTCAAATGCACAGGCCCCAAGCGTCCTTGGAAGGGAGGTGGCAAAAGCACTCGGGGTGAACGTCGTAGCAGAGCCGGTGAGGACGGGAGGGAGTTTCGGAGCGAAGTTCTCGATCCAGAAGTACCTCATGGCCCTGGTGGCTGCGAGTAAGGAGTTCAAGGTTCCGGTGAAGTGGGTGGAGACGAGGACCGAGCACTTCACTTCGTCCAACAGCTCTGGACCAGAGAGGAGGTTCAGAATCAGGGTGTTCTTCAAGAGGACCGGACAGGTGACGGGAGTGGAAATGAAGGTGGACGAGGACGTGGGCGCCGCGAAGTCGGGAGGACAGGCCTTCAAGCCGGTGGGAATTTTGACTGGCCCCTACGAGATACCTTACTTCAAATACGAAGTAAGGCTCGTCTCCACCAACAAGAACCCGCCAGGGGCCTTCAGAGGTGCGGGCACTCCTCCCCACACATGGGCGCTGGAGAGGTTAATGGACGCGGTTGCTGACGAATTGGGACTGGAGAGAACCGAAGTTAGGGAAAGGAACTTCGTCAGGACGTTCCCATATGAGACACCCTTCTTCAGGTACGATTCGGGGGATCCGTCCAAGCTCCTAGAGTTGGCTAAGGCTGAGGCGGCTAAGTTGAAGACTTCAGGTTACGTTGTAGGAATAGCGTGCTCGACGGACCCGAGCACACCGTCGGGCTCGGAGAGCGTGAGGTTGAAGGTGAGGGGTGGAAAGGTGGTGGCACAGGTGGGCTACAGCCCAGAAGGTCAGGGGAACGAGCACTCTATTAGACTGCTGGTCTCCAAGTTCCTAGAGATCTCCCCTGAGGATGTCGAGGTGGAACTGACCACAGACGTTCCATCCTTCGGCCCTGGAGGAAGCAGGATGGCGGTTTTCACTGCAGGGGCCACAAAGGGTGCAGCCGAGGAGCTTTTATCCAAGGCAAAGGTAAGACTTGGCGGAGAGGTGAAGTACTCGTCCGGAACCTTCTATACGCCGTCGGGTGAGGTTAAGTTGACTGAGTTGGACGGTATCGAGTCGCAGTACGCTTTCAACCTGGAAAACCCGAAGAGGTTCAACGCTTACCCGTTCTGCTGCAACGTCGCAGCAGTGGAAGTGAGGGAGGGAGAGGTGAGGCCTTTCAAGCAAGTGGTGTTCATAGACCCTGGAGCCGTTATTGACGAGGAACTGGTCAGAGATCAAGTCACAGGTGGAACCGCCACCGGGATAGGACTAGCGTTCAGAGAGGGACTTCTGTTTAGAGAAGGAAGTCCGATCAACGCTAACCTCCACGACTACGGCATGCCCAGAGCAATCGACCTGCCCAAGATAGAGGTGAGGATAGTTCCAACGCCCTCCCCATACACACCCACGGGAGCAAAGGGAATTGGGGAGATCCCAGTTGGGGTGGCGGCAGCGGCGTTCACGAGCGCAGTTGAGCAGGCACTTGGCGTGAAGGTCAGGAGAGTTCCTATCACTACAGTCCACAGTTGA
- a CDS encoding XdhC family protein: MAFCEYFPIMTRLSAQGKRFALVTVLQGDQVLKYVVVEGRIAYGGNDPVVLEAGMRAIQESRVVENQVGTAKIVAEPVEPRPSLIVVGTRLIARALVKLGRVMGYSVAAVGLTDVEADFASSSIDVLDYIVDEGAAVVIANEGGSPDDAEAAYKALKRGAKYVGVLASQRRAALIIADLMKRGVTEEDMRGRFFSPVGLDVGTKTAEEIALSIIAEALMTLRGASGRRYSEVKDPRAFLAEALAGKVEDACSFRPVSLSSGE, encoded by the coding sequence ATGGCGTTCTGTGAATATTTCCCGATCATGACGAGGCTTAGCGCCCAAGGGAAGAGGTTCGCCTTAGTTACGGTGTTGCAGGGAGACCAGGTCTTGAAGTACGTAGTTGTGGAAGGAAGGATAGCCTACGGCGGGAACGATCCAGTTGTCCTGGAGGCGGGAATGAGGGCGATCCAGGAGTCTAGAGTAGTGGAGAACCAGGTAGGCACCGCGAAGATCGTCGCCGAGCCAGTCGAGCCCCGGCCTTCGTTAATCGTGGTGGGTACTAGGCTAATTGCGAGGGCCTTAGTTAAGCTGGGGAGAGTAATGGGATACTCGGTGGCTGCAGTAGGTCTCACAGACGTCGAGGCCGATTTTGCATCCTCTTCCATAGATGTTCTGGACTACATAGTCGACGAAGGAGCGGCAGTAGTTATAGCCAACGAGGGAGGGTCCCCAGACGACGCGGAGGCCGCCTACAAGGCACTTAAGAGGGGAGCGAAGTACGTGGGCGTGCTGGCGAGCCAGAGGAGGGCGGCCCTAATTATCGCCGATCTCATGAAGAGAGGCGTGACTGAGGAGGATATGCGCGGTAGGTTCTTCTCTCCGGTTGGGCTGGACGTGGGAACTAAGACGGCCGAGGAGATCGCGTTGTCGATTATTGCTGAGGCTTTAATGACACTCAGGGGGGCCAGTGGCAGGCGCTACTCTGAAGTCAAGGATCCTAGGGCGTTCCTCGCTGAGGCACTAGCGGGCAAAGTGGAGGACGCCTGCTCGTTCAGGCCGGTAAGTCTCAGTTCTGGGGAATAG
- the ilvD gene encoding dihydroxy-acid dehydratase: MEKFEGKAELRSPARYHGILNAPHRAFLRSVGLTDSDIAKPLVAVSVAWSEAGPCNAHTLGLAQLVKEGVRTGGASPLAFPTIVVNDNIGMGTEGMRYSLVSREVIADTIEAQFNAHAFDGLVGIAGCDKTEPGTLMGMARLNVPSIYLYAGSAEPGFYMGREVTIEDVHEAIGAYLKGRVTEQDVYDVERASHPTLGTCAGLFTANTMASIAEALGMALPGSASPTATSSRRAYYARESGVALTRLLELGIKSRDVMTFEAFENAITLLMAMGGSTNAVLHLPAIAYEAGIKLTLDDFERIGKRTPYIASLKPGGDFVMADLDKVGGVPLVMKKLLDAGLLHGDVVTVTGKTLRQSLTEYRLPQVRHDHIVREVSRPIKSRGGIVILKGSLAPEGAVIKVAATSISRFRGKARVYDGEEAAFKGVRSNEVKEGEVVVIRYEGPKGAPGMPEMLRVTSAIVGAGLENVMMVTDGRFSGATRGPMIGHVAPEAMVGGPIALVRDGDEISLDVESNRLDILVPEEELKARARDWRAPEPKYRTGLLAKYASLVTQASQGAVTTPRW, from the coding sequence ATGGAAAAATTTGAGGGTAAGGCTGAGCTCAGGAGTCCAGCCAGATACCACGGAATCCTCAACGCTCCTCACAGGGCCTTCCTGAGGTCGGTGGGTCTGACCGACTCAGACATAGCGAAGCCGCTAGTGGCAGTCTCGGTGGCGTGGAGCGAGGCCGGCCCTTGTAATGCACATACCTTGGGTCTTGCGCAGCTAGTCAAGGAAGGCGTGAGGACAGGAGGGGCATCCCCTCTGGCTTTTCCGACAATTGTGGTCAACGACAACATTGGCATGGGAACTGAAGGAATGAGGTACAGTCTGGTTAGCAGGGAGGTCATAGCTGACACCATAGAGGCCCAGTTCAACGCCCATGCGTTCGACGGTCTCGTCGGAATAGCGGGATGCGATAAGACAGAGCCAGGTACCCTGATGGGTATGGCCAGGTTGAACGTCCCCTCAATTTACTTGTACGCTGGAAGCGCTGAACCTGGCTTCTACATGGGCAGGGAGGTCACTATAGAGGACGTCCACGAGGCCATAGGTGCTTACCTAAAGGGGAGGGTGACGGAGCAGGACGTTTATGATGTCGAGAGGGCCTCCCACCCCACTTTGGGTACGTGCGCAGGCCTCTTCACAGCCAACACCATGGCGTCCATAGCAGAGGCTCTAGGAATGGCCCTGCCGGGGAGTGCCTCGCCCACTGCTACTTCCTCCAGGAGGGCCTACTACGCTAGAGAGAGCGGTGTGGCCCTGACTAGGCTCCTCGAACTAGGGATCAAGTCCCGGGACGTCATGACGTTCGAGGCCTTCGAGAACGCCATTACCCTCCTCATGGCCATGGGCGGATCTACTAACGCGGTCCTCCACCTCCCAGCCATCGCCTACGAGGCCGGGATAAAACTAACGCTCGACGACTTCGAGAGGATAGGGAAGAGGACGCCTTACATAGCTAGCCTGAAGCCTGGCGGGGACTTCGTAATGGCCGACTTAGACAAGGTAGGGGGAGTTCCTTTGGTCATGAAGAAGCTGCTCGACGCCGGTTTGCTGCACGGAGACGTTGTGACGGTGACGGGAAAGACGTTGAGACAGTCACTGACAGAGTACAGGTTACCACAGGTGAGGCACGATCACATAGTCAGGGAGGTGAGTCGCCCCATTAAATCTAGAGGAGGGATAGTGATACTGAAGGGCTCACTCGCCCCAGAGGGGGCGGTGATAAAGGTGGCCGCCACCTCGATCTCCAGGTTCAGAGGTAAGGCCAGAGTGTACGACGGAGAAGAGGCCGCGTTCAAAGGAGTAAGGTCCAACGAGGTCAAGGAGGGAGAGGTGGTGGTGATAAGGTACGAGGGTCCCAAGGGCGCTCCGGGGATGCCGGAGATGCTGAGGGTCACATCCGCGATAGTTGGGGCGGGACTCGAGAACGTTATGATGGTGACCGACGGCAGGTTCAGTGGAGCAACCAGAGGACCCATGATAGGGCACGTGGCGCCGGAGGCAATGGTAGGTGGCCCTATAGCTCTAGTGAGGGACGGTGACGAGATATCGCTGGACGTTGAGTCAAACAGGCTCGACATACTGGTGCCAGAGGAGGAACTCAAGGCTAGGGCCAGGGATTGGAGGGCCCCGGAGCCTAAGTACAGGACGGGCCTCTTGGCCAAGTATGCTTCCCTCGTTACACAGGCCTCACAGGGAGCTGTGACAACTCCGAGGTGGTGA